One genomic window of Tenacibaculum tangerinum includes the following:
- a CDS encoding ligand-binding sensor domain-containing protein, with protein sequence MIKINFFTAIALSLIINSCSGQKSKNEIKESISSDKKLEKNKPNTSNSENFLFYSEINNQISQVVRTIFQDSKGIIWFGTQNGAFKFDGNSLIHIDSIKNESGKGVTIKDIAEDKDGIIWFGHEGGISSIDKKVVTNYYESDGLISNDVWCITTDKSNQVWIGTIQGVCKFDGKNFTSFELPQGEIDSTLGISSAKMVHSIFEDSKGTLWFSSNAGLFSYANNSLLNVSEAAGIQSNFVNEVFEDKNGELWVSTKNGLYSLIDNKAKNITKGKIETGKGIGSIAEDKDGNIWFVSNQHYLFIYDGNELIEYKKSDDNKGPVVFQILKDKDNETLVRWFWRCL encoded by the coding sequence ATGATAAAGATTAATTTTTTTACTGCCATAGCTCTGTCTCTAATAATAAATTCTTGTAGTGGTCAAAAAAGCAAGAATGAAATAAAAGAATCTATAAGCTCAGATAAGAAATTAGAAAAGAATAAGCCCAATACATCCAATTCTGAAAACTTCTTGTTTTATTCAGAAATTAATAATCAGATTAGTCAGGTTGTAAGGACAATTTTTCAAGACAGCAAAGGGATTATTTGGTTTGGAACGCAAAACGGAGCATTTAAGTTTGACGGCAATTCATTAATTCATATTGATAGTATAAAAAATGAATCTGGAAAAGGAGTGACAATAAAGGACATTGCAGAAGATAAAGATGGAATAATTTGGTTTGGACACGAAGGTGGTATAAGTAGTATAGACAAGAAGGTAGTAACGAATTATTACGAATCTGATGGATTAATAAGCAATGATGTATGGTGCATTACGACTGATAAAAGCAATCAAGTATGGATAGGAACTATTCAAGGTGTCTGCAAGTTTGATGGTAAGAATTTTACATCATTTGAACTTCCACAAGGAGAAATAGACTCTACTTTAGGTATTTCAAGCGCAAAAATGGTTCATAGTATATTCGAAGACAGTAAAGGCACACTATGGTTTAGTTCAAATGCTGGTTTGTTTTCATACGCCAATAATTCACTTTTAAATGTTTCTGAAGCAGCAGGAATTCAATCGAATTTTGTCAATGAAGTATTTGAAGATAAAAATGGTGAATTATGGGTGTCTACAAAAAATGGATTATATAGTTTAATAGATAATAAGGCAAAGAATATCACCAAAGGGAAAATTGAAACAGGAAAAGGAATAGGGAGTATTGCAGAAGACAAAGACGGTAATATATGGTTTGTCTCTAACCAACATTATTTATTTATTTATGATGGAAATGAACTCATAGAATATAAAAAATCAGACGATAATAAAGGTCCTGTAGTTTTTCAAATATTGAAAGACAAAGACAATGAGACTTTGGTTCGTTGGTTTTGGCGGTGCTTATAG
- a CDS encoding IS3 family transposase (programmed frameshift), producing the protein MRKSKFSPTQIAKILKEFDNGKPVPEITREHGVSAAAFYKWRSKYAGMNSKELKRLKELEEENRKLKQMYATLALDHQMAKEIIEKKPIKPCRKRSITKELIHYGISRACRVLKMSKSVYYYKPLVKDDSEVEQALKQKAEQHSEEGFWKAYDRLRNEGKSWNHKRMHRVYVALGLPLRRKAKKRLPARIKEPLEVPQQINHTWSMDFVTDVLENKRRFRAFNIIDDYNREALHIEIDFSLTSNRIVWVLNHLINKKGKPTKIRMDNGPEFIAHITNEWSRMHDIEFKYIQPGKPTQNAFVERFNGSYRRGVLNKYIFENIDQVREQTQIWMDDYNNHRPHDALGKIPPVKYAQKQHDAAARLILK; encoded by the exons ATGAGAAAAAGTAAATTTAGTCCGACACAAATCGCAAAGATTTTAAAGGAGTTTGATAACGGTAAGCCAGTGCCAGAGATTACTCGTGAACATGGTGTAAGTGCTGCGGCCTTTTACAAATGGAGAAGTAAGTATGCAGGTATGAACTCCAAGGAGCTTAAGCGTTTAAAAGAATTGGAAGAAGAAAACCGTAAACTTAAGCAAATGTATGCCACACTTGCTCTTGACCATCAAATGGCAAAGGAGATTATAGAAAAAAAGC CTATAAAGCCTTGTCGTAAGCGAAGTATTACGAAAGAACTTATTCATTACGGCATCAGCAGGGCGTGCCGTGTTCTTAAAATGAGTAAGAGCGTTTACTATTATAAGCCATTGGTTAAGGACGATTCTGAAGTAGAACAGGCATTGAAGCAAAAAGCAGAACAACATTCAGAAGAAGGGTTTTGGAAAGCTTACGACAGATTACGCAATGAAGGGAAATCTTGGAATCATAAGCGTATGCACAGAGTATATGTAGCATTAGGGCTTCCTTTAAGACGAAAAGCAAAGAAACGATTACCAGCAAGAATAAAAGAACCACTTGAAGTTCCTCAACAAATCAACCATACTTGGAGTATGGACTTCGTAACAGACGTTTTAGAAAATAAAAGACGTTTTAGGGCATTTAACATTATCGATGATTATAACAGAGAAGCGCTGCATATAGAGATCGACTTTTCCTTAACCAGTAATCGTATTGTATGGGTACTTAATCACCTTATCAATAAAAAAGGAAAACCTACAAAGATCAGAATGGATAATGGTCCTGAATTTATCGCACATATAACCAATGAATGGAGTAGGATGCACGATATTGAATTTAAGTACATACAGCCTGGAAAACCAACTCAAAATGCATTTGTGGAGCGATTCAACGGTTCCTATCGAAGAGGTGTACTCAATAAATATATTTTTGAGAATATAGATCAAGTAAGAGAACAAACACAGATATGGATGGATGATTATAACAATCATAGGCCACACGATGCTTTGGGTAAAATTCCACCTGTAAAATATGCTCAAAAGCAACATGACGCTGCCGCTAGGCTCATTTTAAAATAA
- a CDS encoding restriction endonuclease: MNKNYYMVRAMNSEPKDFKVFFKNKVVAVGWSEVNFTQYENKPKELRSAVNEIYYAKKDMHPPLVGKKLNEVERFDKIKKGDYIIIPYYNSIRMAIAKDIIKYDQEAYELDLANQLEVNYLMTSKDFKTIPRNALSEGLQRRLRVRGSTVSNLYEFKDEIEKIFSQENYTWTSDYEEQENQLTEKVKEKLFQNIQNGTTNLTTGGIGLEYLVKELFECEGYNANVLSKTHFADYGDADVYAVKSDKFQETKILAQVKHHSGYTDDWGLTQLRKIQDESSYADYKFVLITSALIGEKIKENANSFDVNTMDGKELIDWIFEHLDELNIETKTKLGLSLVPQIIE, translated from the coding sequence ATGAACAAAAATTATTATATGGTTCGAGCGATGAACTCTGAACCAAAAGATTTTAAAGTGTTTTTTAAAAACAAAGTTGTTGCTGTGGGTTGGAGCGAGGTAAATTTTACTCAATATGAAAATAAACCAAAAGAACTAAGGTCTGCCGTAAATGAAATTTACTACGCGAAAAAAGATATGCACCCGCCATTAGTTGGAAAAAAACTGAATGAAGTTGAAAGATTCGATAAAATAAAGAAAGGCGATTATATCATTATCCCATACTACAACTCTATCAGAATGGCTATCGCTAAAGATATAATCAAATATGACCAAGAAGCATATGAATTGGATTTAGCTAATCAGCTTGAAGTTAATTACTTGATGACTTCAAAAGACTTTAAGACTATACCAAGAAATGCATTATCTGAAGGACTACAACGTAGATTAAGAGTTAGAGGTTCTACTGTTTCAAATCTCTATGAATTTAAAGATGAGATTGAGAAGATATTTAGTCAAGAAAATTACACTTGGACGAGTGACTATGAGGAGCAGGAAAATCAATTGACCGAAAAAGTTAAGGAAAAACTTTTTCAAAACATTCAAAATGGAACAACTAACCTGACAACGGGCGGAATAGGTCTTGAGTACTTAGTAAAAGAATTATTTGAATGTGAAGGCTACAATGCAAATGTTTTAAGCAAAACCCACTTTGCCGATTATGGCGATGCAGACGTTTATGCTGTTAAATCCGATAAATTTCAGGAAACCAAAATTTTAGCCCAAGTCAAACATCATTCTGGATATACAGATGATTGGGGATTAACCCAATTAAGGAAAATTCAAGATGAAAGTTCTTACGCAGATTATAAATTCGTTTTGATAACTTCTGCTTTAATTGGCGAAAAGATTAAAGAGAATGCAAATTCATTTGATGTAAATACTATGGATGGGAAAGAACTAATTGATTGGATTTTTGAGCATCTTGACGAACTAAATATTGAAACCAAAACAAAACTTGGGTTAAGCCTTGTACCACAAATAATCGAATAA
- a CDS encoding T6SS immunity protein Tdi1 domain-containing protein, giving the protein MIVEINKAWNWKGCNATEIIRTNDFGNVIFKTDKNEYWRICPEETSCEKIAESESEFDRLSTDSEFIEDWEMTNFVEVAKSELGELGQNQKYCLKIPAVIGGEYEKTNIGKISFAELISFSGDLGFQIRDLKDGQKIKLHTKNKHNIVSYKK; this is encoded by the coding sequence ATGATTGTAGAAATAAATAAAGCTTGGAATTGGAAAGGATGTAATGCGACCGAAATTATTCGGACAAATGACTTTGGCAACGTGATTTTCAAAACTGACAAAAACGAATATTGGAGAATCTGTCCAGAAGAAACCAGTTGCGAAAAAATTGCGGAATCAGAATCTGAATTTGACCGCCTTTCGACTGATTCTGAATTTATCGAAGATTGGGAAATGACCAATTTCGTGGAAGTTGCGAAATCGGAACTTGGAGAATTAGGACAAAACCAAAAATACTGTTTAAAAATACCCGCAGTTATTGGAGGAGAATATGAAAAAACCAACATTGGAAAAATAAGCTTTGCGGAACTAATTTCTTTTAGCGGGGATTTAGGATTTCAAATAAGGGATTTGAAAGACGGACAGAAAATAAAACTACATACAAAAAATAAGCACAACATTGTATCCTATAAAAAGTAG
- a CDS encoding DUF2911 domain-containing protein encodes MKKILLSLFVVALSTTTNAQLKTPAPSPAAKLEQTVGLTEVSVEYSRPGMRGRAIFGDLVPYGKLWRTGANANTKVTFGDDVTIDGKTLKKGTYALFTKPGKDSWEFIFYSDANNWGTPRNWDDAKVALSTTAKVQPMPMKMETFTIIIDDLTNDSAVLGMLWEDVYVGVKFNTPTGKMVEESIAKVMAGPAANDYFSSAVYYLQEGKDINKAKEWINKAVDMTKDQPRFWYLRQQSLILAKAGDKKGAVAAAKASLAGAEKAGNADYVKMNKEFLAEMK; translated from the coding sequence ATGAAAAAAATACTTTTAAGCTTATTTGTTGTTGCTTTATCAACAACTACCAACGCACAATTAAAAACTCCAGCCCCGAGTCCTGCCGCTAAATTAGAGCAAACAGTAGGTTTAACAGAGGTGTCTGTTGAATATTCTCGCCCTGGTATGAGAGGTAGAGCTATTTTTGGAGATTTAGTTCCTTATGGAAAACTATGGAGAACAGGAGCCAATGCAAATACCAAAGTTACTTTTGGAGATGATGTAACGATTGATGGTAAAACCTTAAAAAAGGGAACCTACGCTTTATTTACGAAACCAGGTAAAGACTCTTGGGAATTCATTTTTTACTCAGATGCCAACAATTGGGGAACTCCAAGAAATTGGGACGATGCTAAAGTTGCGTTATCAACAACAGCAAAAGTACAGCCTATGCCTATGAAAATGGAGACATTTACCATTATTATAGATGATTTAACAAACGACTCGGCAGTATTAGGTATGCTTTGGGAAGATGTTTATGTAGGTGTAAAATTCAATACTCCAACTGGTAAAATGGTAGAAGAAAGCATTGCAAAAGTAATGGCCGGACCTGCTGCTAACGATTATTTTTCGTCTGCAGTGTACTATTTGCAAGAAGGTAAAGACATTAACAAAGCAAAAGAATGGATTAATAAGGCGGTAGACATGACGAAAGACCAACCTCGTTTTTGGTATTTACGTCAACAATCGTTAATCTTAGCGAAAGCGGGTGATAAAAAAGGAGCTGTTGCTGCGGCAAAAGCGTCACTAGCAGGTGCTGAAAAAGCAGGTAATGCTGACTACGTTAAGATGAATAAAGAGTTTTTAGCTGAAATGAAGTAA
- a CDS encoding DinB family protein, translating to MTKNRAYRSNGAIGALLDEYEKSIAEFKEVIKEVSSKELIQVVDNETKDEDCKSIQTIITHVIRAGYTYVIEIRRWLGEDIKYKEKEKLHSILEYNEALDKMFAYNEQLFEDYPNIKLEELDPDKKVHVRWGQKYDVEQLFEHAIVHILRHRRQIELFKTKLVDSNS from the coding sequence ATGACAAAAAATAGAGCCTATAGAAGCAATGGAGCCATTGGAGCCTTGTTAGATGAATATGAAAAATCAATAGCAGAGTTTAAAGAAGTTATCAAAGAGGTAAGCTCAAAAGAACTAATTCAAGTAGTTGATAATGAAACGAAAGATGAAGATTGCAAGTCAATTCAAACAATAATAACACATGTAATTAGAGCAGGATATACTTATGTTATTGAAATAAGAAGATGGTTAGGAGAAGATATAAAGTATAAAGAAAAAGAAAAGTTACATTCTATTTTAGAGTACAATGAGGCATTGGATAAAATGTTTGCTTATAATGAGCAACTCTTTGAAGATTATCCCAATATAAAACTAGAAGAATTAGACCCAGATAAGAAGGTGCATGTTAGGTGGGGACAGAAATATGATGTAGAACAATTATTTGAGCATGCTATCGTACATATATTAAGGCATAGAAGACAAATAGAACTATTTAAAACAAAATTGGTTGATAGTAATTCATAA
- a CDS encoding aquaporin, which translates to MKKYISESIGTFALIFCGTGAMTVSEITNGADLTHTGVAITWGLIVMAMIYAFGEISGAHFNPAVTIAFAFAKRFSWQEVPKYVIAQLLGALFASIMLWILFPTSEFYGATLPSVVPWRAFVLELLLTFFLMLTIINVSTGSKEVGIMAGIAIGGIVLLEAMFAGPITKASMNPARSIAPALISGHLEHLWLYILAPIIGALLAVVSCKLVKDDNCCDEKC; encoded by the coding sequence ATGAAAAAATATATCTCTGAAAGTATAGGAACTTTTGCTTTAATTTTCTGTGGAACAGGAGCAATGACGGTAAGTGAAATTACCAATGGCGCAGATTTAACGCATACAGGAGTGGCAATTACTTGGGGATTAATCGTCATGGCAATGATTTATGCCTTTGGAGAAATTTCAGGAGCACACTTTAATCCTGCGGTGACCATTGCTTTTGCCTTTGCCAAGAGGTTTTCATGGCAAGAAGTACCGAAGTATGTCATCGCCCAATTGTTAGGGGCCTTATTCGCAAGTATCATGCTTTGGATATTGTTTCCTACCAGTGAGTTTTACGGAGCAACGCTGCCATCGGTAGTGCCTTGGCGAGCTTTTGTATTAGAACTACTATTAACCTTCTTTTTAATGCTTACCATTATCAATGTATCTACAGGAAGCAAAGAGGTAGGTATTATGGCAGGAATAGCTATTGGGGGCATTGTGTTGTTAGAAGCAATGTTTGCAGGCCCCATTACCAAAGCTTCTATGAATCCTGCTCGTTCGATAGCACCCGCCCTAATTTCGGGACATTTAGAGCACCTTTGGTTGTATATTTTAGCACCAATTATAGGAGCGTTGTTAGCGGTAGTTTCATGTAAATTGGTAAAAGACGATAATTGTTGCGATGAAAAATGTTAG
- a CDS encoding NAD(P)-binding domain-containing protein encodes MKNVSILGCGWLGKELAISLIAKGYQVQGSTTSEERLEELKAVNICPFLIDIAEEKINQEFLHADLLVIAITSKEVEDFRRLIASIEKSKIGTVIFISSTSVYPSMNKVMTEEDETADAPLVDIEKLFRNNTAFSTTIIRFAGLFGGKRHPGNWFANRKIPHPKGYVNMIHREDCIAIIEQIMEQTMFGEVFNACANHHPTREEFYINARKSLGKPAPEFDTSKPLEYKIISSEKLQKTLHYQFKHNNLCSL; translated from the coding sequence ATGAAAAATGTTAGTATTTTAGGCTGCGGATGGCTGGGAAAAGAGTTGGCAATAAGCCTGATCGCAAAAGGGTATCAGGTACAAGGCTCTACTACTTCAGAAGAGAGGTTAGAAGAGTTGAAAGCGGTAAACATTTGCCCTTTTTTGATTGATATTGCTGAAGAAAAAATAAATCAAGAGTTTTTACATGCCGACCTGTTGGTAATTGCCATTACCTCTAAAGAAGTCGAAGATTTTAGACGATTGATTGCTTCCATCGAGAAATCAAAGATTGGTACCGTTATATTTATCAGTTCTACATCGGTATATCCTAGTATGAATAAGGTAATGACCGAGGAAGACGAAACGGCAGATGCCCCATTAGTGGATATAGAGAAGTTGTTTCGAAACAATACCGCGTTTAGCACCACCATTATTCGGTTTGCAGGATTGTTTGGAGGAAAAAGGCATCCCGGCAATTGGTTTGCCAATAGAAAGATTCCACACCCCAAAGGCTATGTAAATATGATTCATCGTGAGGATTGCATTGCTATTATCGAGCAAATTATGGAGCAAACCATGTTTGGAGAGGTATTTAATGCCTGTGCCAACCATCATCCAACCCGAGAAGAATTTTACATAAACGCCAGAAAATCTCTCGGAAAACCAGCTCCTGAATTTGATACTTCCAAACCGTTGGAGTATAAAATAATTAGCAGTGAAAAACTTCAAAAAACGTTACACTATCAATTCAAACACAATAATTTATGTAGTTTGTGA
- the gldG gene encoding gliding motility-associated ABC transporter substrate-binding protein GldG: MNKKLQHSVFVLILLLLVNYLANSVYKRFDLTQDKRYTLSEVSENLIDKITAPLTINVYLEGDFPAEFKRLQIETRQFLEELQATNNHIRFRFINPDNIRERLVKKGMLPSQLTVEEDGKLSEAIIFPWAEVSYGKKIELVSLLPNTIAKTQEAQLQNAIEKLEYSFANALHSITQKERQKVAVLAGNGELQDIYQYSLLSEVVKKYRLAKFTLDSVATNPQKTLRDLRNYDLTIVAKPTERFTEEEKFTIDQFIANGGKTLWMLDNNHADTDSLYNEGKMLAFPRDLNLTDLLFGYEVRVNNKLIQDLYSAKIPLATGNIGNQTQFQHLNWFYHPLVNGNPKHPITKNVAPVRFRFTTQIDTLQGSLKKTPLLVTSVLTKKTGTPNFIELQSIAKEPKEDEYASGPQLLAVLIEGAIPSAYKTRIKPFETPDFKAESTHNKMIVIADGDVGSNQILKGKPHDLSLDKWTGEQFGNKEFLINAIDYLLDDSGLIQLRNKTIQINLLDKQRAFTEKRFWQFINIGVPLLLLALFGFGFTYWRKRKYQ; this comes from the coding sequence ATGAATAAGAAATTACAACATAGTGTATTCGTACTTATCTTATTGTTACTTGTTAACTACCTAGCGAACTCGGTATACAAACGTTTCGATTTAACACAAGACAAACGTTATACCTTATCGGAAGTGAGTGAAAATCTTATCGATAAAATAACTGCTCCCTTAACCATTAACGTATATTTAGAAGGCGATTTTCCTGCGGAATTCAAACGACTACAGATAGAAACACGTCAGTTTTTAGAAGAATTACAAGCAACAAACAACCATATTCGTTTTCGTTTTATCAATCCTGATAACATTCGCGAACGTTTGGTAAAAAAGGGAATGCTACCCAGTCAGTTAACCGTGGAAGAGGACGGAAAGCTATCGGAAGCGATTATTTTTCCTTGGGCAGAAGTTTCTTATGGTAAGAAAATAGAACTGGTTTCTTTGCTGCCGAATACTATCGCCAAAACGCAAGAAGCACAGCTTCAAAATGCGATTGAAAAGTTAGAATATTCGTTTGCCAATGCACTGCATAGCATTACCCAAAAAGAACGACAAAAAGTAGCCGTGTTGGCGGGTAACGGAGAGTTGCAAGATATTTATCAATACAGTTTATTAAGTGAGGTTGTAAAAAAGTATCGTTTGGCAAAGTTTACGTTAGACAGCGTTGCCACCAATCCGCAAAAAACTTTAAGAGACCTGCGCAACTATGATTTAACGATTGTTGCGAAACCTACCGAACGTTTTACTGAAGAAGAAAAGTTTACCATCGACCAGTTTATTGCCAACGGGGGTAAAACGTTGTGGATGTTAGATAACAACCATGCTGATACCGATAGTTTGTATAACGAAGGAAAAATGTTAGCATTTCCTCGCGATTTGAATTTAACGGATTTGTTGTTTGGGTATGAAGTGCGTGTAAACAACAAGCTCATTCAAGACTTATACTCGGCTAAAATTCCGCTAGCGACAGGAAACATAGGAAATCAAACACAGTTTCAACACCTCAATTGGTTTTATCATCCGTTAGTGAATGGGAATCCGAAGCATCCCATCACAAAAAATGTAGCTCCTGTTCGTTTTCGCTTTACCACTCAGATAGATACTTTACAAGGAAGCTTGAAAAAAACTCCGTTATTAGTAACTTCAGTACTGACCAAAAAAACTGGGACTCCTAATTTTATTGAATTACAGAGTATTGCTAAAGAACCGAAAGAAGATGAGTATGCCTCTGGTCCGCAATTATTAGCGGTATTGATAGAAGGTGCCATTCCTTCCGCCTATAAAACCAGAATCAAACCTTTTGAAACTCCTGATTTCAAAGCGGAGAGCACTCATAATAAAATGATTGTTATTGCCGATGGCGATGTGGGTAGCAATCAAATTTTAAAAGGAAAACCGCACGATTTATCGTTGGATAAATGGACGGGAGAACAGTTTGGTAACAAAGAGTTTTTAATTAACGCTATTGATTATTTATTAGACGATTCTGGATTGATTCAACTCCGCAATAAAACGATTCAAATTAATTTGTTAGATAAGCAACGTGCTTTTACCGAAAAACGTTTTTGGCAATTTATCAATATTGGTGTTCCGTTACTCTTATTAGCTCTGTTTGGCTTCGGTTTTACGTATTGGAGAAAGAGAAAGTATCAGTAG
- the gldF gene encoding gliding motility-associated ABC transporter permease subunit GldF — MVPILKKEFNSFFASPIAYLVIGVFLLVNGLFLWVFKDNFNILNAGFADLNSFFYLAPWLFLFLIPAITMKSFADEFNSGTIEILKTKPLTDWQIVLGKFFASLLLVVIALLPTLTYAYTVYQLGSPVGNLDMGSTIGSYLGLLFLAATYTAIGLFASTLSKNQIVAFIVSVFITFALFYGFDAVSSSLGNAGYTLQQFGINEHFKSISRGVVDTRDVIYFISVTLFFLFITKQQLKNE; from the coding sequence ATGGTTCCAATTTTAAAAAAAGAATTTAACTCATTTTTTGCCTCACCCATTGCGTATCTGGTAATCGGAGTATTTTTACTCGTAAACGGCTTATTCTTGTGGGTATTTAAAGATAATTTTAATATTTTAAATGCGGGGTTTGCCGATTTGAATAGCTTCTTTTATCTGGCTCCGTGGTTATTTTTATTTTTAATCCCTGCTATTACCATGAAAAGTTTTGCAGATGAATTTAATAGCGGAACCATCGAGATTTTAAAAACCAAACCGCTTACCGATTGGCAAATTGTATTAGGCAAGTTTTTTGCTTCTCTTTTGCTGGTCGTTATCGCATTGTTACCCACATTAACCTATGCCTATACAGTGTATCAGTTAGGAAGTCCTGTTGGAAATTTAGATATGGGGAGTACTATAGGTTCGTACTTGGGTTTGTTATTTTTAGCAGCTACTTATACTGCTATCGGGTTGTTTGCTTCTACCCTATCTAAAAATCAAATTGTGGCATTTATTGTAAGTGTGTTTATCACTTTTGCGTTGTTTTACGGATTCGATGCTGTGAGTTCTTCATTGGGCAACGCAGGTTACACCTTACAACAATTTGGTATTAACGAACACTTTAAAAGTATTAGTCGTGGTGTGGTAGACACACGCGATGTCATCTATTTTATTAGTGTAACCTTGTTCTTTTTATTCATCACCAAACAACAGTTAAAAAATGAATAA
- a CDS encoding IPT/TIG domain-containing protein — protein sequence MKTEILLVLIIFNLISSSCSNGDAESEITPTPPPVLKPEIESLSSNFIIEGQTLVIKGLNFKSNESKTTVIINNKSYDITPTANEISIKINAEMGVEKSSLNVQVGAQKSTTEYFFIMPKKWHKIETQLEILKAFIFDDTNEITLLEDTDASSNSYYGAILKLKTSENGYLPESLNIPGGNKSDLKMYNSQTGVAASSITGYFTSDGFQNSTAFGSFLDTDAYVDDVKIVYVDETSSIIVNCCADYMYTNDKGITFEYSSVWKELSMGNNIRFWSSNKLSDGYFYGAGLNAEKSPNANLILKSADGISNWEILDDVTTPYSIGSDLKMLDTDLFLQVFHADKQLQKSNDLAKTWVVVRSDVEKVFTQNKTNWYVLSVDSKLYSTNDSGNTWKLELELPSDSKINHMSFSENKILLSGDNLLYIKHL from the coding sequence ATGAAAACAGAAATTCTCTTAGTACTAATTATTTTCAATCTTATTTCTTCTTCTTGCAGTAATGGCGATGCTGAAAGTGAAATCACGCCAACTCCACCGCCAGTTTTAAAACCTGAGATAGAGTCTTTATCATCGAACTTTATTATAGAGGGGCAAACACTTGTTATTAAAGGATTAAATTTTAAGAGTAATGAAAGTAAAACTACTGTAATTATTAATAATAAAAGTTATGATATAACTCCTACAGCTAACGAAATTTCTATCAAGATAAACGCAGAAATGGGAGTAGAAAAGAGTTCTTTAAACGTTCAAGTAGGAGCACAAAAAAGTACTACTGAGTATTTTTTTATTATGCCTAAAAAATGGCACAAAATAGAGACTCAATTAGAAATATTAAAAGCATTTATTTTTGATGACACCAATGAAATAACGTTACTAGAGGATACCGATGCATCCTCAAATTCGTACTATGGAGCTATTTTAAAATTAAAAACTTCTGAAAATGGCTATTTACCAGAAAGTCTGAACATACCCGGTGGAAACAAAAGCGATTTAAAAATGTACAATAGTCAAACCGGAGTTGCTGCTTCATCCATTACAGGCTATTTTACTTCTGATGGATTTCAAAACTCAACTGCTTTTGGTAGCTTTTTAGATACTGATGCATATGTAGACGATGTTAAAATAGTTTATGTCGATGAAACCTCTTCTATAATAGTAAATTGTTGCGCTGATTATATGTACACTAATGATAAAGGAATTACATTTGAGTATTCTAGCGTATGGAAAGAACTTAGTATGGGCAATAATATAAGATTTTGGTCTTCTAATAAGTTAAGTGATGGCTATTTTTATGGTGCTGGATTAAACGCAGAAAAAAGTCCGAATGCGAATTTAATTTTAAAATCTGCTGACGGAATTTCTAATTGGGAAATTCTTGACGATGTTACTACGCCTTATAGCATAGGAAGTGATCTTAAAATGTTGGATACAGATTTATTTTTACAAGTGTTTCATGCTGATAAACAATTACAGAAAAGTAATGATTTAGCAAAAACATGGGTGGTTGTTAGAAGCGATGTTGAAAAAGTATTCACACAAAATAAAACGAATTGGTATGTACTTAGTGTAGATAGTAAATTGTACAGTACGAATGATTCTGGAAATACCTGGAAACTTGAATTAGAACTTCCTTCTGATTCAAAAATAAATCACATGTCCTTTTCTGAAAATAAAATTTTACTCTCAGGTGATAACCTATTATATATAAAACACCTATAA
- a CDS encoding putative quinol monooxygenase, producing MFVRIVKMSFQPEKVDTFLNNFNTKKEFIRNSPGCRLLELYRDKTNPNIFFTYSYWETEQDLENYRNSELFKSVWAQTKVLFNDKPLAWSVDKLASLT from the coding sequence ATGTTTGTACGAATTGTAAAAATGAGCTTTCAGCCCGAAAAAGTCGACACATTTTTAAACAACTTCAACACGAAAAAAGAATTTATACGAAATTCTCCTGGTTGTCGTTTATTAGAGTTGTATAGAGACAAGACAAATCCGAATATATTTTTTACCTATAGTTATTGGGAAACGGAACAAGATTTAGAAAACTATAGAAACTCGGAACTATTTAAAAGTGTTTGGGCACAAACCAAAGTATTATTTAATGATAAACCTTTAGCTTGGAGCGTGGATAAACTAGCGTCACTTACTTAA